The region CGACCAGAACCGTCGCTGCTCGTCGAGCCAGCGCTGGACGTCGTCGAGCGCCTCCGGTACGAGCCGGTAGAGCCGACGACTGCCGTCGGGCCGGCTCGTCGCGAAGCCCGCCTCACGCAGCAGGCGCAGGTGGTTCGAGACGGCGGGCTGCGAGATCCCGAACTCGGCGCGAACGGCGGTCACGATCTCTCCCGCCGCGACCTCGGTGCCCCCGCGGTGCCCCTGCGCCACGAGCTCGACGACACGGCGCCGAACCGGGTCGCCGAGGATGTCGAACGCGTGCATGGAGCGACCATATCAGTTGGGACTGATATGTCTCGAAGGAAGGTGTGAGCGCGGCGCCGCCCCCGGCTGGTCGGGTGACCTGCCGGGGGCGGCGTCGTCGTGCGCGTCGTGCTGTGGTGCTGGTGACGCTGGGGGTGTCAGCTGTCGGTGTTGCCGCCGACGTTGCTGAAGCCCGCGTCGTCGTAGCGGTGCAGGAACGCCGCCATCGCGTCACGGTTGATCGGGTTCACCGGGCGGTAGATCGCCGTCCCGTCGTTCCCGAGCCACCCCGTGGAGATGCCCTCCGCGACGAGCCAGGTGATCTCGTCGTAGTACTGCGTCTCCGGCGTGATGTCCGTGAACGGTGAGACCGCCGGCCCCGTGAACTCCGGGCTGTCGGCCATCCGGTACAGGAACGCCGCCATCGCGTCACGGTTGATCGGCTCCAGCGGACGGAACGAGAACGTCCCGTCCCCGTTGTCCCAGCCCGTGGAGATCCCCTCGGCGTGCAGCCAGGCGATCTCCTTGTAGAACTGGTTGTCCGTGCTCACGTCCGTGAACGGCGACGTGGTCGGCGCGGTGAACTCCGGGGAGTTGGACTGGCGGTAGAGGAACGCCGCCATGGCGTCACGCGCGATCGGGGTCACCGGTCGGAACTCACGCCCCGCCTCGGTCTCCCAACCCGTGGAGATGCCGTTGTCGAACAGCCACGAGATGTCGGAGAAGAACTGCATCCCGATCGGCACGTCCACGAACGGCACCGGCGTGGGATCGCCGGCCTCGACGCCGGTGAGGTACTCGAAGCCCTCGGCGGCGAACACGTCGTTGGCCGGGGACCCGTCGTACTCCATCACGAACAGGTCGACGTCCTGCTCCACCGCCTCGGCCAGGATCTCCTGCAGCGGCACCTCGCCCTCGCCCAGGTTGACGAAGGTCGGGCGCGGGTTCGTCTCGGGGTCGTACCCGCCCACGCCGGTCGCGTCCTTGATGTGCAGCAGGTCGATCCGCTCACCGTGCTCGGCGAGCAGCTCCACCACGTCGACGTCGGCGTGCTCGGCCCAGGCCACGTCCACCTGGAAGGTGACGAGCTCGGGGTCGGTCTCCATGACCAGGATCTCCCACGCCGAGCGGGTCTCGCCCTCGTGCTCGAACATCGTGGCGAACTCGACCGCGTGGTTGTGACCGAAGAACTTCCCGGTCCCGTTCGCCACCGAGGCCGCACCGAGGCGGTCCATCGTCTCCGCCGTCGCCAGGACGTCCTCGTAGGAACCGAACCCGGGAGCGGCGAACCCGCCGGAGCCCACGTACCGCTGACCCAGCACCGTCGCCCTCTCGAGGGTCTGCGGGAACTGCGCCTCGGTCACCTCGGCCCCACCGTTGTGCGCCGACGGGATGGCGATCCCGTAGGAGTCGGCTAGCGCACGCGTCTCCTGCGCCGACAGCCCCGCGAACGTCCGGGAGAACGGCTCGATGTTCTCGAAACCGATCGTCGACAGACGGTCCATGACCGGGACGATGCCGTCCTGGTTGACCCAGTTGTTCAGCGAGAACATGCCCATGGACACCTGCTCCACCGGGATCTGGACGTTCTCGCCGTCGCCGTCGTCACCGCCGGCCGGGAGGCCGGTGATGTACTCGAAGCCCTCGGTGGCGAAGGACTCGCCGTCGGGGGTGCGGTCGTACTCGAGCGTGTAGAGCTCCACGCCGACCTCCTGCGCCTTGGCCAGGATGGCCTGCAGCGGCACGTCGCCCTCACCGAGGTTGACGAAGGACGGACCGGTCGCGGCGCCGAGGTTCGTGGCGTCCTTGATGTGGAGCAGCTCGATGCGGTCCCCGTACTCGTCGAGCAGGTCGACGACGTCGACGCCGGCGTGAGTGGCCCACGCGACGTCGAGCTGGAAGGTGACCAGGTCCTCGTCGGTGTTCTGCGCCAGGATCTCCCAGGCGGACAGCTCCTCGTCGGCGTGGTCGCCGGCGGGGAAGACGGTCGTGAACTCCGAGGCGTGGTTGTGGCCGAAGAACTTCCCGACCTCGGCCTCGACCGACGCGGCGCCGAGACGGTTCATCGTCTCCGCCGTCGCGAGCGTGTCCGGCAGCGTGTCCAGACCGGGGGCGGCGAACCCGCCGGACCCGACCCACTGCTGACCGAGCGTGGAGACGTACTCGAGCGTCTCGTCGAACGTGGTCTCGTCGGTGTTGTAGTGCGAGGTGAGCACGCTCAGACCGAGGTCGTCGGTGATCTCGCGGAACTCCGACGCCTCGTAGGGCTCGAGGTTCGCGCCGTACGGCTCGACGTTCTCGTAGCCGATCTCCGCGAGGCGCTCGAGGACCGGCTCGAGGCCGACCTCCTCGGTCCACGGACCGAGGGAGTACATGCCCATCGAGACCTGCTCCACAGGGATGTGGATGGGGTCCGGCTCCTCGCCCGCGGGGATCTGCGTGACGCCGTCGCCGTCCACCAGCCACGAGTCGAGCTCGAGGCCGGCGCTGCCGGTGACGAACAGCTCGCCGGTGCCCTCCGGGAACGCGACCGCGCCACCGTCGGCGCCGGTGAACGCGACGTCGGCCCACCCGTCGGAGGCGATGCTCGCCGTCGCGAACGGCTCGGCGTCCGCCGCGCCCCAGCGCAGCTCGACCGTGCCCTCGCCCTGCGCCCGTGCGGTCACGCCGTCGATGCCGACGAAGTTGACCGGCGTGTAGGACAGCTGGCC is a window of Litorihabitans aurantiacus DNA encoding:
- a CDS encoding PQQ-dependent sugar dehydrogenase, which translates into the protein MRRKLRAGVLAAAVGALVLPPTAAMAHPGHDHEAPVVAADPTDPTDWANYERVLLAKDVGEPIGLSVLPDLTVLHTARDGVIRHTDPSTGATTQIADIDVYNNSEDGLQSLALDPDFEENGWIYLFYAPRVMSNDEGENYPETTPEGSAPTSLPEGEDDSYWDIWRGYNQLTRVQWDFEARTLDLDNEEVILKVEAQRGQCCHVGGDIDFDLDGNLLLGTGDNTPASAPGANGFAPNNDAPGMNPGVDARRGAGNTNDLRGAILRIAVNDDASYSIPEGNLFPVGTEGTRPEIYVGGLRNPFRMAVDPASGALTWADYGPDSGVASDERGPMGYVEWQSTTVAMNGGWPYCHGPNANYNEWDFENSAPREFFDCEAGAVNNSRWNTGLETLPPATAPQLYYGDNPGDQPFDELVEFSPNGGQGPMGGPVFRYDETIENPGQLPEYWDGKAFMYEFSQDYVAAISLEGLGTDEGVDWDGAVTEIENFMPNEALETNNQPTWSGPIDMEIGPDGAMYVLDYGKGFFRQNPEAGLYRVEWAPENKSPVAIATADPASSATAPVTVTFDGSQSYDPEGEELTYEWDFDRDGTFDAEGVSAQETFEQVGTYAVTLRVTDPQGKSTATSTVVTVGNEAPELTLNYPADGGFFSWGDAVPYRYTATDAEDGDEIVCENLSWTFGLGHDTHAHPLESRTQTCEGTMNTPADAVEHGETEKLYGVIVATYFDNGTDEVDPARTEVSTVLNVRDQQAEHSNTIAGAERVADQSAQAFQKVVFGEGGQLSYTPVNFVGIDGVTARAQGEGTVELRWGAADAEPFATASIASDGWADVAFTGADGGAVAFPEGTGELFVTGSAGLELDSWLVDGDGVTQIPAGEEPDPIHIPVEQVSMGMYSLGPWTEEVGLEPVLERLAEIGYENVEPYGANLEPYEASEFREITDDLGLSVLTSHYNTDETTFDETLEYVSTLGQQWVGSGGFAAPGLDTLPDTLATAETMNRLGAASVEAEVGKFFGHNHASEFTTVFPAGDHADEELSAWEILAQNTDEDLVTFQLDVAWATHAGVDVVDLLDEYGDRIELLHIKDATNLGAATGPSFVNLGEGDVPLQAILAKAQEVGVELYTLEYDRTPDGESFATEGFEYITGLPAGGDDGDGENVQIPVEQVSMGMFSLNNWVNQDGIVPVMDRLSTIGFENIEPFSRTFAGLSAQETRALADSYGIAIPSAHNGGAEVTEAQFPQTLERATVLGQRYVGSGGFAAPGFGSYEDVLATAETMDRLGAASVANGTGKFFGHNHAVEFATMFEHEGETRSAWEILVMETDPELVTFQVDVAWAEHADVDVVELLAEHGERIDLLHIKDATGVGGYDPETNPRPTFVNLGEGEVPLQEILAEAVEQDVDLFVMEYDGSPANDVFAAEGFEYLTGVEAGDPTPVPFVDVPIGMQFFSDISWLFDNGISTGWETEAGREFRPVTPIARDAMAAFLYRQSNSPEFTAPTTSPFTDVSTDNQFYKEIAWLHAEGISTGWDNGDGTFSFRPLEPINRDAMAAFLYRMADSPEFTGPAVSPFTDITPETQYYDEITWLVAEGISTGWLGNDGTAIYRPVNPINRDAMAAFLHRYDDAGFSNVGGNTDS
- a CDS encoding ArsR/SmtB family transcription factor, which gives rise to MHAFDILGDPVRRRVVELVAQGHRGGTEVAAGEIVTAVRAEFGISQPAVSNHLRLLREAGFATSRPDGSRRLYRLVPEALDDVQRWLDEQRRFWSPRLDALETEIARGRRAARTDEGDR